Proteins from a genomic interval of Flammeovirgaceae bacterium SG7u.111:
- a CDS encoding glycoside hydrolase family 95 protein produces the protein MKMKFFPLLILACIYNASFTFAQSAEILWYDKPASYFEETLVLGNGKMGASVFGDVKADQIYLNDATLWSGEPYNANNNPEAYKFVEPIRKALAEENYQLADSLNVRLQGAFSQSYAPLGTMFIKYKDQGSFKNYRRELDISKAISTVRYESKGIQFEREYFISHPDQVMVIKLSSSEKKSISCAITFESLLKYKTSQSKKMLEVNGYAPYHAEPSYRGDMPDAVLFDENRGTRFTSLFTVSTPDGKVTTTDSTLELSGCSEATIYIAIATSFNGFDKNPATEGIDNQALAVSNLKKASKKSFEELKKRHLEDYQELFGRVALNLGSTTAPDLPTNERLLRYGEGKEDKNLEILYFQYGRYLLISSSRTEEAPANLQGIWNPYMRPPWSSNYTLNINAEENYWLAEIANLSELHKPLLGLIKNIASTGAITAKTYYGVNGWTAAHNSDIWALSNPVGDFGQGGTNWANWNMAGAWLATHPWEHFTFSQDTSYLKNEGYPLMKGAARFCLEWMVKDKNGKWITSPSTSPENKYITPSGYIGATMYGSTSDLAMIRELFDDVISASEVLGIEDAFVDSIVQVKKELYPYQIGKKGNLQEWYYDWEDEDPKHRHQSQLYGLYPGHHITPTETPELAEACRASLEIKGDETTGWSKGWRINLWARLWDGNRAYKMYRELLKYVDPDGSEGTHKGHGGTYPNLFDAHPPFQIDGNFGGAAAVIEMLVQSNNNNIYLLPALPDAWESGTVQGMCARGGFELSLAWESKALVKMEIEAKVGGTTTLIYGDKQKEITLEKGEKLEVIW, from the coding sequence ATGAAAATGAAATTTTTTCCCTTATTGATTTTAGCATGTATCTATAATGCCTCCTTCACTTTCGCCCAATCTGCTGAAATTTTGTGGTACGATAAGCCCGCAAGCTATTTTGAGGAGACTTTGGTACTAGGAAATGGTAAAATGGGTGCTTCGGTTTTTGGAGATGTGAAAGCCGACCAAATTTACCTCAACGATGCCACTTTGTGGTCTGGCGAACCGTATAATGCCAACAATAATCCTGAAGCATACAAGTTTGTTGAACCCATAAGGAAAGCCTTAGCAGAAGAAAATTACCAATTGGCAGATTCCCTAAACGTTCGCCTACAAGGTGCTTTTTCCCAGTCATATGCACCTTTGGGCACTATGTTTATCAAATATAAAGACCAAGGCTCTTTTAAAAACTACCGCCGGGAATTGGATATCAGCAAAGCTATTTCTACCGTAAGGTACGAAAGCAAGGGCATCCAGTTCGAGCGAGAATATTTCATTTCACACCCAGACCAGGTGATGGTCATCAAGCTAAGCAGCAGCGAGAAAAAGTCGATCAGCTGTGCCATCACTTTCGAAAGCCTGCTGAAATACAAGACAAGCCAGTCGAAAAAAATGCTGGAAGTAAACGGCTACGCTCCTTACCACGCAGAGCCAAGCTACCGAGGAGACATGCCCGATGCAGTGCTTTTCGATGAGAATAGGGGCACTCGTTTTACCTCTTTGTTCACTGTCTCTACTCCTGACGGAAAGGTGACAACAACCGATAGCACCTTGGAGCTTTCGGGCTGTAGCGAAGCTACCATTTACATTGCCATAGCCACCAGTTTCAACGGGTTCGATAAAAACCCTGCTACCGAAGGTATAGATAACCAAGCCTTGGCGGTAAGCAACCTCAAAAAAGCTTCGAAAAAAAGCTTTGAAGAATTGAAGAAAAGACACCTAGAAGACTACCAAGAACTCTTTGGCAGAGTAGCCCTGAACTTGGGAAGTACCACTGCACCCGACCTTCCCACAAATGAACGACTTTTGCGCTACGGTGAAGGGAAAGAGGACAAGAACCTAGAAATATTGTATTTCCAGTACGGTCGCTACTTGCTCATTTCTTCTTCCCGGACCGAAGAAGCTCCCGCCAACTTGCAGGGAATCTGGAATCCGTATATGCGCCCGCCTTGGAGCAGCAATTACACCTTGAACATTAATGCTGAGGAAAACTACTGGCTGGCTGAAATTGCAAACCTTTCGGAACTCCACAAGCCACTTTTAGGACTGATAAAGAATATTGCAAGTACTGGAGCTATTACAGCTAAAACTTATTACGGTGTAAACGGCTGGACGGCTGCGCACAACTCAGACATCTGGGCACTAAGCAACCCTGTTGGGGATTTTGGGCAGGGCGGCACCAACTGGGCGAACTGGAATATGGCTGGCGCATGGCTTGCTACTCACCCTTGGGAGCATTTCACCTTTAGCCAAGATACCAGTTACCTCAAAAATGAGGGCTACCCGTTGATGAAGGGCGCTGCTAGGTTTTGCCTAGAATGGATGGTCAAAGATAAGAACGGAAAATGGATCACCTCTCCTTCTACTTCACCTGAAAACAAATACATCACCCCTAGTGGGTACATAGGCGCAACTATGTATGGCTCAACCTCAGATTTGGCCATGATCCGAGAGCTGTTTGATGATGTTATCAGTGCATCGGAAGTTCTGGGGATCGAAGATGCTTTTGTGGACAGTATTGTTCAGGTCAAGAAAGAGCTGTACCCTTACCAAATTGGCAAAAAAGGAAACTTACAGGAATGGTATTATGACTGGGAAGACGAAGACCCAAAGCACCGCCATCAGTCCCAGCTTTATGGGCTCTACCCTGGCCATCATATTACCCCTACGGAAACACCTGAATTGGCAGAAGCTTGTCGTGCCTCGCTCGAAATAAAAGGCGATGAAACCACAGGCTGGTCTAAGGGATGGCGAATAAACCTTTGGGCAAGGCTTTGGGACGGAAACCGGGCTTATAAAATGTACCGAGAGCTGCTCAAATATGTTGACCCAGACGGCTCGGAAGGAACGCATAAGGGACATGGCGGAACATATCCGAACTTGTTCGATGCACACCCTCCTTTCCAAATTGATGGAAACTTTGGCGGAGCTGCTGCCGTCATCGAAATGCTCGTACAATCGAACAATAACAACATATATTTGCTACCCGCCCTACCCGATGCTTGGGAGAGCGGAACCGTACAGGGCATGTGTGCCAGAGGTGGATTTGAACTTTCCTTAGCATGGGAAAGCAAGGCTCTTGTAAAAATGGAAATTGAAGCCAAAGTTGGGGGAACAACTACCTTGATTTACGGCGATAAGCAAAAAGAGATCACTCTAGAAAAGGGAGAGAAATTGGAAGTAATTTGGTAA
- a CDS encoding TolC family protein, which translates to MAMIKEHIKYYLVLIFILFGIHQASSQQATPPQKWDLEGCINYALENNITVKQANLNKQTSELRYEQAKASKLPSLNASGSQSLTRGTSIDPITSEFLSQEIHSTSLGLNAQMTLYAGNQLNYSIQQNNLLLDQNSLYVEEAENSIVLDVTQAYLMAIYYKEGVSIAEANLEASEKQVEQTQALYEAGSVAIKELADIKSQYASDEFTYTSTVNSYNQQVLTLKQLLELEPEQDFEIFIPTFEEEYAVLLPEKMDVYQAALDIMPEIKAGELQKSVVELDWKIAKAGYLPTLSLNAGLSSGFTSTQRYNFSEQLDNNFNQRVGVTLSIPIFNKLQTKTSVSTAQLSKESARLDMIATKKALYQKVENAYQSAIASQSEMHSAKVQLEAAETAYNLTKQQFNVGILNTVDLLVSQNQYLTAQQNFTQTKYTLMLYYQLLQFYQGNPIKL; encoded by the coding sequence ATGGCAATGATAAAAGAGCACATAAAATATTATCTCGTTTTGATATTTATCTTGTTTGGCATCCACCAAGCAAGTTCGCAACAAGCGACTCCTCCACAAAAATGGGACTTGGAAGGCTGCATAAATTATGCGTTGGAAAACAACATTACTGTAAAACAGGCAAACTTAAACAAGCAGACTTCAGAATTGAGGTATGAGCAAGCAAAGGCGTCTAAACTTCCAAGCCTAAATGCATCGGGTTCTCAATCTCTCACTAGAGGAACAAGTATCGACCCAATCACTAGCGAGTTTTTATCCCAAGAAATCCACTCCACAAGTTTAGGGTTAAATGCGCAAATGACTTTGTATGCGGGAAATCAGTTGAATTATTCCATCCAGCAAAATAATTTGTTGTTGGACCAAAACTCTTTGTACGTGGAGGAGGCTGAAAATAGTATTGTACTAGATGTTACTCAAGCATATTTGATGGCAATCTATTACAAGGAAGGAGTATCTATTGCAGAGGCCAACTTAGAAGCTTCGGAAAAGCAAGTAGAACAAACACAAGCACTTTATGAAGCTGGTTCAGTAGCGATAAAAGAGCTTGCAGATATCAAATCGCAATACGCAAGCGATGAATTTACCTACACCTCTACAGTCAATTCTTATAACCAACAAGTACTTACGCTAAAGCAACTCTTGGAACTAGAGCCTGAACAAGACTTTGAGATTTTCATCCCAACTTTTGAAGAGGAATATGCTGTTTTGCTTCCAGAAAAGATGGATGTGTACCAAGCTGCACTAGACATTATGCCTGAGATAAAAGCAGGTGAGTTGCAAAAGAGCGTAGTAGAGCTCGATTGGAAAATAGCTAAAGCAGGTTATTTGCCTACTCTATCATTAAATGCTGGGCTTTCTTCAGGATTTACCAGCACCCAACGCTACAATTTCTCCGAGCAACTTGATAACAACTTTAACCAAAGGGTTGGGGTGACGTTGAGTATACCAATTTTTAATAAACTTCAAACTAAAACAAGCGTAAGCACAGCTCAGCTTTCGAAAGAATCGGCACGGTTAGATATGATAGCCACTAAAAAAGCTTTGTACCAGAAAGTTGAAAATGCCTACCAAAGCGCAATAGCCTCACAAAGTGAAATGCACTCTGCAAAAGTGCAGTTAGAAGCTGCTGAAACAGCCTACAACTTAACCAAACAACAATTTAACGTGGGAATCCTGAATACGGTGGACTTACTGGTTAGTCAAAACCAGTACCTGACCGCTCAACAAAACTTCACACAAACAAAATATACACTTATGCTCTATTACCAGCTCCTTCAATTCTACCAAGGAAATCCTATCAAATTATAA
- a CDS encoding cold shock domain-containing protein translates to MNQGTVKFFNDSKGYGFITPDDGGKDVFVHINGLIDEIREGDSVSYETEEGRKGLNAIEVKVI, encoded by the coding sequence ATGAATCAAGGAACAGTAAAATTCTTCAACGACTCAAAAGGATACGGTTTTATCACACCAGATGATGGTGGTAAAGATGTTTTTGTCCACATTAATGGATTAATTGACGAGATTCGTGAAGGCGATAGCGTTAGTTATGAAACTGAAGAAGGTAGAAAAGGATTAAATGCTATTGAGGTTAAAGTTATCTAA
- a CDS encoding ABC transporter permease, which translates to MKAINLLKIAWKALQRNKTRAFLTMLGIIIGVASVIAMLAIGEGSKQSIKTQISSMGSNMVFVRPGSDMAGGVRQGSSSSQVLTLNDLEELEEKSTVLSAISPQVNGGGQVIYGANNWPSSIYGVAPNYIDIRKLSVESGIMFTEKDVKTMGKVAVIGQTIVENIFPNGEDPVGKTIRFNKIPFKIIGVLAEKGENTFGQDQDDIILAPYTTVQKRLLAITHLQSILASASSEEVAEQAAEEMAEILRASHKLSSTDEDDFEVRSQQELISTFSATSEILTVLLVAIASISLLVGGIGIMNIMYVSVTERTREIGLRMAIGGRGVDILLQFLVESILISITGGLIGVALGIGSTLVVSNMLMWPTVITSSSIIISFAVCAVTGIFFGWYPARKASSLDPIIALRYE; encoded by the coding sequence ATGAAAGCTATTAATCTGTTAAAAATAGCATGGAAAGCATTGCAGCGTAACAAAACACGTGCTTTTCTTACTATGCTGGGAATTATCATAGGTGTAGCCTCTGTCATTGCCATGTTGGCCATAGGTGAGGGATCCAAGCAAAGCATTAAAACTCAGATATCGAGCATGGGTTCAAACATGGTATTTGTGCGCCCCGGAAGTGACATGGCCGGAGGGGTTCGGCAAGGCTCTAGCTCTTCGCAAGTCCTTACGCTAAATGATCTAGAGGAGCTGGAGGAAAAAAGCACAGTACTGTCCGCTATTTCTCCACAGGTAAACGGAGGGGGGCAAGTAATTTATGGAGCAAATAATTGGCCTTCCTCTATTTATGGTGTTGCGCCCAATTATATTGATATCCGAAAACTATCGGTAGAAAGTGGAATTATGTTTACCGAAAAAGACGTGAAGACCATGGGAAAGGTAGCAGTGATTGGACAAACCATTGTTGAGAATATATTTCCCAATGGGGAAGATCCTGTTGGAAAAACGATCAGGTTCAACAAAATACCTTTTAAAATAATAGGGGTGTTGGCAGAAAAAGGGGAAAACACCTTTGGGCAAGACCAAGACGATATCATCTTAGCCCCTTATACTACCGTGCAGAAAAGGTTATTGGCTATTACGCACTTGCAATCGATTTTGGCTTCGGCATCAAGCGAAGAAGTGGCAGAACAAGCCGCGGAGGAAATGGCAGAGATTTTAAGAGCTTCGCATAAGCTCAGTTCTACTGACGAAGATGACTTTGAGGTTCGGTCTCAACAAGAGCTTATCTCCACATTTAGCGCAACAAGTGAAATTTTGACAGTTTTGCTCGTGGCTATAGCCAGTATTTCACTTTTGGTAGGGGGAATCGGGATTATGAACATCATGTATGTATCGGTTACGGAACGTACCCGTGAAATAGGCTTGAGAATGGCTATTGGTGGAAGAGGAGTTGATATACTCCTTCAATTTCTGGTAGAATCGATTTTAATCAGTATTACAGGGGGGTTGATTGGAGTTGCCTTAGGAATCGGTAGTACGCTGGTCGTATCCAATATGCTTATGTGGCCAACGGTAATTACATCATCTTCTATTATTATATCTTTTGCCGTTTGCGCAGTCACTGGAATCTTTTTTGGCTGGTATCCGGCAAGAAAGGCTTCTAGTTTAGACCCTATCATCGCTTTGAGATACGAATAA
- a CDS encoding YdcF family protein produces the protein MRGIYIAHILLLVASVLLFSCINRSAVKSYHKNKTEAPYDAIIVPGVPFEGKTWQDVMKMRVYWSVYLYENGYTKNIIYSGSAVYSPYVESIIMKQYGIALGIPEEYIYTDTLAEHSTENVYYSYHQAKKMGFEKIALATDPFQSAMVKKFVKKHKLDIAYLPVVFDTLKEIEQINPPIDPAPAFIKNFISLPDREGFWKRFRGTLGKNVKEVEVGK, from the coding sequence ATGCGGGGCATTTACATTGCCCATATCCTTTTACTTGTAGCCTCCGTTTTGCTATTTTCTTGTATAAACAGGTCTGCGGTAAAATCCTATCACAAAAATAAAACAGAAGCTCCTTACGATGCCATCATCGTCCCAGGCGTTCCCTTTGAAGGTAAAACTTGGCAAGATGTCATGAAAATGCGGGTCTATTGGTCGGTTTATCTTTACGAAAATGGATATACCAAAAATATTATCTACTCAGGCTCGGCAGTCTATTCCCCTTATGTGGAAAGCATCATCATGAAACAATACGGCATCGCCCTCGGCATACCCGAAGAATACATTTATACAGACACCCTCGCAGAACACAGTACAGAAAACGTATATTACTCGTACCACCAAGCCAAAAAGATGGGGTTTGAAAAAATAGCACTCGCCACTGACCCTTTCCAAAGTGCGATGGTGAAAAAGTTTGTAAAAAAACACAAGCTAGACATCGCCTACTTACCTGTGGTGTTTGATACCTTGAAGGAAATAGAACAAATAAACCCGCCTATTGACCCCGCTCCAGCCTTTATCAAAAACTTCATTTCCCTCCCCGACCGAGAAGGTTTTTGGAAACGCTTCAGGGGTACTTTGGGGAAAAATGTGAAGGAAGTAGAAGTGGGGAAGTGA
- a CDS encoding efflux RND transporter periplasmic adaptor subunit has product MKKIVIYGSIVIAIGFAVKFFFFSEKSSEIKVETTKVSRGMIRQVVTATGTIEPITQVEVGTQVSGVIEKIYVDYNSKVKANQLLAELDKTNLKAALREANANMASALNERDFQQKSFDRIEKLFNSKMVSDTDYEEALYKLVNAKSVVEQRSSELERTKTNLSYANIYSPIEGVVLSRSVDVGQTVAASYSTPTLFTIAQDLQQMQVEADVDEADIGGVKEGQRVVFTVDAYPGEEFEGTVTQIRLEAVVESNVVTYTVIIKADNPDGKLMPGLTASISIYTLEMENVLTLQAQALRFEPDEATMGLYMAQLEKEGEGRPPRVEVNNVAFDSKPEKPEGEMVWVKKGNEISPVPIVTGKDDGVLYQVVSGLKEGDEVVSSMKVITGSGESGEAGSSPFMQKPPGRGKKK; this is encoded by the coding sequence ATGAAAAAAATAGTGATATACGGCTCTATAGTAATAGCTATCGGGTTCGCTGTTAAATTTTTCTTCTTCAGCGAAAAGTCTAGCGAAATTAAAGTGGAGACCACAAAGGTTTCGAGAGGAATGATCAGACAAGTGGTAACTGCAACTGGGACTATCGAACCCATTACCCAAGTGGAAGTAGGCACCCAAGTTTCGGGGGTGATCGAAAAGATTTACGTGGATTATAACTCGAAAGTAAAAGCAAATCAACTACTTGCTGAGCTTGATAAAACCAATTTGAAAGCGGCACTTAGGGAAGCCAATGCAAACATGGCTTCGGCTTTGAATGAGAGAGATTTCCAGCAAAAATCATTTGACAGGATAGAAAAGCTGTTCAACAGCAAGATGGTAAGTGATACAGATTATGAGGAAGCGCTTTACAAATTGGTGAATGCAAAAAGCGTGGTGGAGCAGCGAAGCTCTGAATTGGAAAGAACAAAGACCAACCTAAGCTATGCCAATATTTACTCCCCAATTGAGGGTGTCGTATTGTCCAGATCGGTGGATGTAGGACAAACAGTAGCTGCTAGTTACAGTACGCCTACTTTGTTCACCATTGCTCAAGACCTGCAGCAAATGCAAGTGGAAGCAGATGTGGATGAAGCTGATATTGGAGGAGTAAAAGAGGGGCAAAGGGTAGTGTTTACCGTAGATGCTTACCCAGGCGAAGAGTTTGAGGGAACGGTGACCCAAATCCGTTTGGAAGCGGTAGTTGAGTCAAATGTGGTGACATATACCGTCATTATCAAAGCAGATAACCCCGATGGAAAATTGATGCCTGGGCTAACGGCAAGTATTTCTATTTATACCTTGGAAATGGAAAATGTACTAACGCTTCAGGCTCAAGCCTTGCGTTTTGAGCCAGATGAAGCAACTATGGGACTCTATATGGCACAGTTAGAAAAAGAAGGAGAAGGTAGGCCGCCAAGGGTGGAGGTAAATAACGTAGCTTTTGATTCAAAGCCAGAAAAACCCGAAGGGGAAATGGTTTGGGTGAAGAAAGGAAATGAAATTTCTCCTGTTCCTATAGTGACAGGAAAAGATGACGGTGTATTGTATCAAGTAGTGAGTGGGCTAAAAGAGGGGGACGAAGTAGTGAGTTCGATGAAGGTGATAACTGGTAGTGGGGAAAGCGGAGAGGCAGGAAGTAGTCCATTTATGCAAAAACCTCCCGGACGTGGTAAGAAAAAATAA
- a CDS encoding PaaI family thioesterase: protein MKLFKQGFVSVMEENKRLQYIKSLIGKPFSGSASPFGHFLKGEVLAADEKSTEIKFRVRKDMTNPVGTLHGGVTSAMIDDCMGVTFFVLGLEYFYPTINLNVDFFHAAFEDDDVRVKTRVVKQGKTIINLKAEVFNSEDKLLAQATSNIAVSGIKITF from the coding sequence ATGAAGTTATTTAAACAAGGCTTTGTAAGCGTAATGGAAGAAAATAAAAGACTGCAATACATAAAGAGTTTAATCGGGAAGCCATTTTCTGGAAGTGCTTCCCCTTTTGGGCACTTTTTAAAAGGTGAAGTATTGGCTGCAGATGAAAAGTCCACAGAGATTAAATTTAGGGTACGAAAAGACATGACCAACCCTGTCGGTACGCTTCATGGAGGAGTCACTTCTGCAATGATTGATGATTGCATGGGGGTGACATTTTTTGTGTTGGGGCTAGAGTATTTTTATCCTACTATCAACCTGAACGTAGACTTTTTTCATGCTGCTTTTGAAGACGATGATGTGAGAGTAAAAACAAGGGTGGTAAAACAGGGGAAGACCATTATCAATTTGAAGGCAGAAGTGTTTAATTCCGAGGATAAATTACTCGCCCAAGCAACTTCTAACATAGCTGTCAGTGGTATTAAAATCACATTCTGA
- a CDS encoding sensor histidine kinase, giving the protein MTLILHLLVWGIVFSMPFLSNDKSPKDLVDYMLRVNPLLFFAFIFYVNYFYLIKKVLFAKKVWVFLLINLGINLICLFFMDELRVFYESLQETEPNRRGPGPLVMFLTLFIACSMTTGISVAIKITNEWLRTESERKEIEKEKLTSEILNLKNQLNPHFFFNTLNNIYSLIIQDQDKAQDAVYQLSKLMRYLLYDSDEQYVSLEREIHFMKHYIDLMKLRVSDNVRVEHHFPENVTDYKVAPLLFISLIENSFKHGVNPSDPSEIYMDMRINENEELVFNIKNTSYPKKDNDRSGSGIGLENIEKRLKLLYPDKHTFEIEDGKKYFECKIALSLSEKNTMINV; this is encoded by the coding sequence TTGACCTTAATTCTCCATCTATTGGTGTGGGGGATTGTTTTTTCTATGCCGTTTTTGTCAAATGATAAGTCGCCAAAAGATTTAGTCGATTATATGTTGAGAGTCAATCCTCTGCTATTTTTTGCCTTTATTTTTTATGTAAACTATTTCTATTTGATAAAGAAGGTTTTATTTGCCAAAAAGGTGTGGGTGTTTTTATTGATCAATCTCGGTATAAACCTCATTTGCCTTTTTTTTATGGACGAGCTGAGGGTGTTCTATGAAAGCTTGCAAGAGACAGAACCAAACCGACGTGGCCCAGGACCTTTAGTGATGTTTTTAACTCTTTTTATTGCTTGTTCAATGACCACCGGAATTAGCGTTGCCATCAAAATCACAAATGAATGGCTAAGGACTGAAAGTGAGCGAAAGGAGATAGAAAAAGAAAAATTGACTTCCGAAATACTCAATTTGAAAAACCAGTTGAACCCTCACTTTTTCTTCAATACGCTGAATAATATCTATAGTCTAATCATTCAAGACCAAGACAAGGCACAAGATGCTGTATATCAGCTAAGTAAATTGATGAGATACTTGTTGTATGATAGTGACGAACAATATGTTTCCCTTGAAAGGGAAATTCACTTTATGAAGCATTATATTGACTTAATGAAGCTAAGGGTTTCTGATAATGTTCGGGTAGAACACCATTTTCCCGAAAATGTAACGGACTATAAAGTAGCCCCTTTGCTGTTTATTTCTTTGATAGAAAATAGTTTCAAGCATGGAGTCAATCCCTCTGACCCATCTGAGATTTATATGGATATGAGGATAAATGAAAACGAAGAGTTAGTGTTCAATATAAAGAACACTTCCTATCCCAAGAAAGACAATGATAGAAGTGGATCGGGAATTGGGTTGGAAAATATTGAAAAAAGGTTAAAGTTGCTTTACCCCGACAAACACACGTTTGAAATTGAGGATGGCAAGAAGTATTTTGAATGTAAGATAGCCCTCTCACTTTCTGAGAAAAATACAATGATAAATGTATGA
- a CDS encoding LytTR family DNA-binding domain-containing protein — translation MIDCIIVDDEPLALDILENYVGKTPFLNLKGRCNGVSSAMKLLEETHVDLLFLDIQMPDITGLEFSQMLGSDKKVIFTTAFEQYAIEGYKVKAIDYLLKPFNYQDFLSAATRAKEWFEMVQKANKGSAQENAGTTGNALFVKSEYKLLKIELDELLYVEGLKDYVKFYKADGSKPVLSLMSLKSLEEKLPQEQFMRVHRSFIVNLDKIETIQRNLILFDKISIPVAEKYKDAFQEYIKKKFLS, via the coding sequence ATGATTGACTGCATAATTGTAGACGATGAGCCTTTGGCGCTAGATATTTTGGAAAACTATGTTGGAAAAACTCCTTTTTTGAACTTAAAAGGAAGGTGTAATGGGGTGTCTAGTGCTATGAAACTATTGGAGGAAACACATGTAGACCTACTTTTTTTGGATATCCAAATGCCTGATATTACTGGCTTAGAGTTTTCACAAATGCTAGGCAGTGATAAAAAAGTAATTTTCACCACCGCATTTGAACAATATGCCATTGAGGGCTATAAAGTAAAAGCAATCGATTATTTGCTCAAGCCATTTAATTACCAAGATTTTTTGAGTGCGGCAACCCGAGCCAAAGAATGGTTTGAGATGGTTCAAAAAGCGAACAAAGGAAGTGCCCAGGAAAATGCTGGTACTACTGGAAATGCTCTTTTTGTAAAATCGGAATATAAGTTGCTGAAAATAGAGCTGGATGAGCTGCTGTATGTCGAAGGATTGAAAGATTATGTGAAATTTTACAAAGCCGATGGTTCAAAACCAGTGCTATCCCTCATGAGCTTGAAGAGCCTAGAGGAAAAGCTGCCACAAGAGCAGTTCATGCGAGTCCATCGTTCCTTCATAGTCAATCTCGATAAGATTGAAACCATCCAGCGTAACCTGATCCTGTTCGATAAAATCAGCATTCCAGTAGCCGAAAAGTACAAGGATGCTTTTCAGGAATATATCAAGAAAAAATTTTTGAGTTAG
- a CDS encoding VOC family protein produces MNLNQITVPSLDLEKSIPFYETLGLKLIVKAMPHYARFECPGGSSTFSIHLVDSLPKGNGIYVYFECDNLDEKVAELAQKGIAFEELPSDKNWLWREARLKDSDGNQLILFYGGENRLYPPWRIDESKNS; encoded by the coding sequence ATGAATCTCAACCAAATCACCGTCCCTTCCCTCGACTTGGAAAAGTCAATCCCTTTTTATGAAACATTAGGTTTGAAGCTGATAGTAAAAGCTATGCCGCATTACGCACGCTTCGAGTGTCCCGGTGGTAGCTCTACATTTTCCATTCATTTGGTAGATTCCCTCCCCAAAGGCAATGGCATTTATGTGTATTTTGAATGCGATAACCTCGATGAAAAGGTAGCTGAACTGGCGCAAAAAGGAATAGCGTTTGAAGAACTTCCATCGGACAAAAACTGGCTCTGGAGAGAGGCGAGGTTAAAAGACTCAGACGGTAACCAACTGATTTTATTCTATGGTGGGGAAAATAGGCTCTATCCCCCATGGCGGATAGATGAAAGCAAGAATTCGTAG
- a CDS encoding ABC transporter ATP-binding protein — MEKKIIDIQDLKREFVMGTEMVRALKGISFSIDKGEFVTIMGTSGSGKSTLLNILGCLDKPTKGIYELDGVPIKELSKNALAKLRNEKIGFIFQSYNLLPRTTALENVELPLMYNGAISSKERQERSENALEMVGLKDRMDHTPSQLSGGQQQRVAIARALVNDPVVVLADEATGNLDTRTSYEIMALFQDLNSRGKTIAFVTHEPDIALFSSRTVVLKDGNIIKDSPVESVENAAEALRQLPVESD, encoded by the coding sequence ATGGAAAAAAAGATCATTGATATACAAGACCTGAAAAGGGAATTTGTAATGGGGACCGAAATGGTGAGAGCATTGAAAGGCATTTCATTTTCCATAGACAAGGGTGAATTTGTGACCATAATGGGAACTAGCGGGTCGGGGAAATCTACCTTGCTCAATATTTTAGGCTGCCTTGATAAACCTACAAAGGGGATTTACGAACTTGATGGAGTCCCGATTAAAGAGTTAAGCAAAAATGCACTGGCTAAGCTCCGAAATGAGAAAATAGGGTTTATTTTTCAGTCTTACAACCTTTTACCCCGAACTACTGCGCTAGAAAATGTAGAGCTTCCGCTTATGTACAATGGAGCTATTTCTTCAAAAGAAAGACAAGAGCGCTCGGAAAATGCATTGGAAATGGTTGGGCTGAAAGACAGGATGGATCACACGCCAAGCCAACTTTCTGGAGGGCAGCAGCAGAGGGTCGCTATTGCAAGGGCTTTAGTGAACGATCCTGTAGTAGTCCTCGCCGATGAAGCTACTGGAAACTTAGATACACGGACTTCTTACGAGATTATGGCGCTTTTCCAAGATCTTAACTCAAGGGGGAAAACAATAGCCTTTGTAACCCATGAGCCAGATATCGCACTTTTTAGCTCAAGGACGGTGGTGTTGAAAGATGGGAATATTATAAAAGATAGCCCAGTGGAGAGTGTTGAAAATGCTGCTGAAGCATTACGTCAGCTACCCGTAGAGTCAGACTAA